A genomic segment from Colletotrichum higginsianum IMI 349063 chromosome 5, whole genome shotgun sequence encodes:
- a CDS encoding Fermentation associated protein, with amino-acid sequence MPTDGEPNPTPTETPNFNGTFLAYLIICGALAVFFLLYFNRAFGSLLSWGIRTYTWHRYRVYIDIQALQVSLLGGRIFFTGLRYHGNNETFLIQHGYVTWRYWLRRVREVDIKASAQQQAEQASLATNGRHSNLPCRVTMSLVGLEWFIYNRSPAYDSVLAGLKEPTVTAENVTTAFESKDESASLRNRGQRTSEKSDPSHDSAPHEKESSGAALLSRLGNTFGHREASSSQPSTPSDVPAERDNAVQSDSDLPFLLQLFPIFVTCQKAAVVMGNDNTKAILIVKADGLSGEIDASKTSTPDPYKQTFKIKFQHPIVEMRENDDFKEDQASRASREKVAAQEPSPTYKTSFFRRHRRRALGTLRNLVPYWRKSVESFSVGSRSPITTAVSQIPGSSHWQGLARYLDEDEQDSRLRWAGVEYAAESTVVDSPEATLTIYWDVVGKVTPEAANRRSKENAVTYINGDEAPAWGMILAIKGGVVNYGPWADRQRADLQRVFVPSLSKDAVPATPLAVGEYRVPTQFKLYVELDDEVTLRIPIREDSKNWKWKGKEPPMKAPPPPQKRKQRNRAKKNSKTDAAPIRPGGWLDFIVPGNATISFTMDMLASTTGYQMKLDVDLPSTELATSVNHELLWRSGPQRISCDLSTPLKWNSLRSWYFNIISEDMELFILRDHIFLLIDLVDDWASGPPAEYLVFTPFRYYLNLDLRNVTLYLNVNDGNIINNPTDLEDNAYIVAKSPSLVAKVCVPIDKYRPSLNAVSFALGAEAFSLWLHVPPWNTQGTFIASKEIGHGENFEADGKYHYNATTAPSNIDTLELNLSLQSPTATLYGFIIRYVMKLKDNYLGDDIHFKTLEEYQDLLRLKERNPDAELANRPPPKKTNDLDVILGIKIDDLRLLLPSNLYSSQRHVQIETAGLSLDLRFTNYYMDLQVNLNPLNLSLGTTESGMETPISAVSSTQLFIDGLTIYGHRLFGLPPAEPTYLCNWDISVGTVSGECSTDFLAALMNAGKAFAFEFDDDENALIPLSSIIVYDVTFLRVAVEAVRVWCHVDEAAFLFSTGTLDVKFNDWARTHYSRRADIRVPDVQVSCVNSESAMRHKWKSHHGVETDAFFQASIRVAIIGRKLHFSEERKLQQELIRREDQRTGRTEFLLLPGLLEETLTDQLDPPAQGFPPVPNPTVLDVAQGDQRSIDSRSTFSASRRLRHKSSFLSIATTSSTSSVVRPRSSVRSRAKSRQSDFLYPGSPEATNRGSQHQRDVSTSTGRHSAFYSAIGDFRDASHHSSVAFSSQFYTPPFPLEGIRPNTSEAVMQSIEEDDNTSVFGFPEFSLDEIDAESLPEDRAHNSIIVEIPTGVTAFLNPSAVKNVSLLLAALQPSEPDNILDSLQISSMTDIFDLQKKKKIPGEITDVLLRVPKANIRFLNASTIDRLDPGGEEQDQYDVTVSKLSLCLRSTDVWENSAEPVKSNKRTSVQLKLDSAEVSASERLSGAEENQAAFMAQIESVMLSLGSKDVTYIDADIGSIKSSTASEKIEYLASLIHRTGVVASELGEVLGQTMSRHENRVRYFVHRLMAEGHSVGDPSFLTRPSAVLRSATEHLRTSDSWKMTARLRQIWTHMPANFKDDLQLDCFSGSVSPPFDASQRVIEAFQRWRSWDLYDVADSSLIKNVFGTVKADGKSESPDLPILAALRLKDVQLLLDPGPKENRIVFADLTTRLEKKTAPQSSATEMRPKNTTVLNIYCGEAAVMLNWELCELAEDVLRLYNKSNLATKHRSDPKEDASVNKLKSQDTIHVVLAVGRGSVELDTVNLSATSLGHNMKASCLLDGYEKTGSSINFILSCDAVTSRLHHRSELLGMFQLRDPSVIVSHELLETETTSCHTIKSTASSRTLTLAVKKDPLYLIEVADSLVKDELTQIHKLQRQLPESPAPPRRNSVKIAERLSSFRVNIAMFLDEYRISVPLLQSMTYNISGVVSRAAVAANFGKELIFDFDVKENSHEIRMDVRNQPRSISLLRIPPTNGRIVSHMGPGEHSVSVFGSVELMQLDASAVYSLLTALNRPQISSAISELQEGTKAIQGHMSDIFGDTASLKETPPSEPASNLVYTVHLTLAGIEVFGNTPLVSEKDPTACLSFKLDRVHLEVANRRDGQGPILAQPQLHINLRQILIDVQKGRDGTMRSCGSLALGALISANTRYTEDGKEERSFNFRSDGLEINLSPETVSTVVAALGYMGDKIKDLDTSRELEYLRKIRQTRPRIAINDQEEAEEPDIIDSFLSSIVYRFEVRDTQIAWLVGDPSDDLLPLAGSKEDLILSVQLVSFGTRQTKSARLTIENFQLQMVPPGQDKSLRSLHSALLPEVIFNIAYVSNPHTRSLAFQAVGKSLDLRLTSGFIIPAAILKDSISLSIQNVQRASQNWSTGIVPAKIEKVDKIEEPTPPQRSILGTKRLESLLVDADFSGAVVYVSGKKQPIDGLRGNPRIGRPSLAGKYGQFSTDDTGSSTVLRSPGLAWKLEYRDNGHEDPSLYGEIKIDASSNVLYPSVVPLIMDMTTSVKEVVGKDKDTPAAAQMPAATKPKPGNEDNILTADPNVVIGRLKLNLGLRICRQEFSLSCQPIARVAATTCFDDIYFTVNTVRSQEQGNFFSISGAFSKLQASVQHVYSRESTGSFDVDSIVLSLMNSKHVSGTSGVSAILKVSPMTVSINAKQLQDFLLFREIWYPTELRNTSTAPVAKMNTEASQGHLVQRYQQVAATAAFPWTATISITSLDVSVDMGQAIGKSVFAIKEFWVSSKKTSDWEQNLCLGFEKIGIDCTGRLSGFIALQKFQLRTSIQWPEREAALNETPLIQASVGFSQFRVKAAFDYQAFLVADITSLELLMYNVRRSLEGTGDRLVAIFDGDAVQVFGTTTSAAQGVALYQAFQKLIQERRANFEMSLQEIEKFMRRRSYQNTVASPHLTSAPKFREEDTLSKSPISLDTDVVVTLKALNLGVFPSTFSDHQVFKMEALGAEARFAASIEQRRVHSILALTLGQLRIGLAGVRNIEAPKTLSEISVEDVVQRATGSRGGTILKVPKVGAVMQTWQTPNRNRIDYIFKSAFEGKVEVGWNYSRISYIRGMWANHSKSLEQTWGKELPLTAIKVTGVPDTEEQQGGGSSQQKITAEVTVPQSKYDYVALEPPIIETPQLRDMGEATPPLEWIGLHRDRLPNLTHQIVIVALLELAGEVEDAYSKILGS; translated from the coding sequence GTCTAGCCAGCCGAGCACACCCTCTGATGTGCCAGCAGAGCGCGACAACGCTGTCCAGTCGGATTCCGATCTGCCGTTCCTTCTCCAGCTCTTCCCGATCTTTGTGACATGCCAAAAGGCGGCCGTGGTTATGGGAAATGACAACACCAAGGCCATCTTGATTGTCAAAGCTGATGGCCTTTCGGGAGAAATAGATGCCTCCAAGACATCCACCCCGGATCCGTACAAGCAGACCTTCAAGATCAAGTTCCAGCACCCCATTGTAGAAATGAGGGAGAATGACGATTTCAAAGAGGACCAAGCGTCGAGGGCAAGCCGCGAGAAAGTGGCTGCGCAGGAACCCAGCCCCACGTACAAGACCTCTTTTTTCCGGAGACACCGACGCCGCGCACTTGGAACATTGCGGAATCTCGTACCGTACTGGAGAAAATCCGTCGAATCCTTCTCGGTAGGCTCGCGAAGCCCAATCACTACCGCCGTATCTCAAATCCCAGGCTCCAGTCACTGGCAAGGCCTAGCCCGCTATCTGGACGAGGATGAACAAGATTCGAGGCTTCGATGGGCGGGTGTCGAATACGCTGCCGAGTCTACTGTGGTGGACAGTCCAGAGGCAACATTGACCATCTACTGGGATGTCGTGGGCAAAGTGACGCCTGAAGCCGCCAACAGACGCTCCAAGGAAAACGCGGTGACATACatcaacggcgacgaggctCCCGCGTGGGGCATGATTCTCGCCATCAAGGGCGGAGTGGTAAACTACGGACCCTGGGCCGATCGTCAGAGAGCGGACCTCCAGCGTGTCTTTGTTCCCAGCTTGTCCAAGGACGCGGTTCCGGCAACCCCCCTGGCTGTGGGTGAATATCGAGTACCCACTCAATTCAAATTGTATGTCGAGTTGGATGACGAAGTGACCCTTCGGATACCCATCCGAGAAGACTCCAAGAACTGGAAATGGAAAGGCAAGGAGCCCCCTATGAaggctcctccgccgccgcagaaGCGAAAGCAGAGGAACCGTGCAAAGAAGAACAGCAAGACTGACGCTGCGCCCATCCGTCCGGGGGGCTGGCTTGATTTCATCGTGCCCGGCAACGCCACAATATCCTTCACCATGGACATGCTTGCCAGCACAACGGGATACCAGATGAAGCTTGATGTCGACTTGCCGAGCACCGAGCTCGCGACCAGCGTCAACCACGAGCTCCTCTGGCGCTCAGGACCACAACGCATATCTTGTGATCTGTCGACTCCTCTCAAATGGAACTCTCTAAGGTCATGGTACTTCAACATCATCTCTGAAGACATGGAGCTCTTCATACTTAGAGACCACATCTTCCTCCTGATAGACTTGGTCGACGACTGGGCCTCGGGGCCTCCAGCCGAGTATCTGGTCTTCACTCCTTTCAGATACTACCTCAACCTTGACCTACGCAACGTAACGTTGTACTTGAACGTCAACGATGGAAATATCATCAACAATCCCACCGACCTCGAAGACAACGCCTACATTGTAGCAAAAAGTCCGTCTCTTGTTGCAAAGGTCTGCGTTCCCATCGACAAGTATCGTCCTAGCTTGAATGCCGTCTCGTTTGCGCTTGGAGCTGAGGCATTCTCCTTGTGGCTTCACGTCCCGCCTTGGAATACCCAGGGCACTTTTATCGCTTCAAAGGAGATAGGTCACGGGGAGAACTTTGAGGCTGACGGAAAGTATCATTACAACGCCACAACGGCACCGTCCAACATTGACACCCTGGAACTGAACCTTAGCCTGCAGTCGCCCACGGCAACGCTATACGGCTTCATCATCCGCTACGTTATGAAACTTAAGGACAACTACCTCGGTGACGATATCCACTTCAAAACACTTGAGGAGTATCAGGACCTTCTACGACTGAAAGAACGCAATCCTGACGCGGAGCTGGCCAATCGCCCGCCCCCAAAGAAGACCAATGATTTGGACGTGATCCTGGGTATCAAGATTGATGACCTCCGCCTCCTACTGCCTTCGAATCTGTATTCCAGCCAGCGACATGTCCAAATCGAAACCGCCGGTCTCTCGCTCGACCTCCGATTCACCAACTACTACATGGACTTACAGGTTAACCTCAACCCCCTCAACCTCTCCCTAGGGACGACAGAGTCGGGCATGGAAACACCGATTAGTGCTGTGTCTAGCACGCAGTTGTTCATCGACGGCTTGACAATCTATGGTCACCGTCTCTTTGGCCTGCCCCCAGCCGAGCCAACCTACCTTTGCAACTGGGACATCTCCGTCGGCACTGTTTCGGGAGAATGCTCTACCGATTTCCTGGCCGCTCTGATGAACGCAGGCAAAGCATTTGCGTTCGAAtttgacgatgatgagaaTGCGCTGATTCCGCTGTCGTCCATCATCGTGTACGACGTGACCTTTTTACGGGTAGCTGTTGAGGCTGTTCGAGTCTGGTGCCATGTGGATGAAGCAGCCTTTCTGTTCTCGACCGGTACTCTCGATGTCAAGTTCAACGACTGGGCGCGCACGCACTACTCCAGACGAGCGGATATCAGGGTTCCTGACGTTCAGGTTTCGTGTGTCAATTCAGAATCAGCAATGAGGCACAAGTGGAAATCCCACCATGGTGTCGAGACCGATGCCTTCTTCCAAGCCTCTATCCGCGTGGCAATCATCGGAAGGAAGTTACACTTTTCCGAGGAGCGCAAGTTGCAGCAGGAGCTCATTCGCCGCGAGGATCAAAGGACTGGGCGCACCGAGTTTCTGCTTCTGCCTGGGCTTCTGGAGGAGACGCTCACCGATCAGCTCGATCCGCCTGCCCAAGGCTTTCCACCGGTTCCCAATCCAACGGTATTGGACGTTGCCCAGGGCGACCAAAGATCCATTGACAGTCGGTCAACGTTCAGCGCCTCTCGGCGACTTCGTCACAAGAGTTCGTTCTTGTCCATAGCCACCACTTCAAGCACTAGCAGTGTAGTGCGGCCACGAAGCTCTGTGAGATCACGGGCGAAGTCTAGGCAGTCGGACTTCCTCTATCCCGGCAGCCCGGAAGCTACGAACCGAGGATCGCAACACCAGCGAGATGTTTCTACATCGACCGGCCGCCACTCCGCGTTTTACAGTGCCATTGGCGACTTCCGAGATGCAAGTCACCACTCATCTGTGGCTTTTTCGAGTCAGTTCTACACCCCGCCGTTTCCTCTGGAGGGCATTCGGCCCAATACGTCGGAAGCAGTCATGCAAAGCATCGAAGAGGATGACAACACGTCCGTCTTTGGCTTTCCAGAGTTCAGCCTGGACGAAATTGATGCCGAATCTTTGCCCGAGGATCGTGCTCATAATAGCATCATTGTCGAGATTCCAACCGGCGTCACTGCGTTCCTGAATCCCTCCGCAGTCAAGAACGTGTCATTGTTGCTTGCTGCTCTACAACCGAGTGAGCCGGACAATATTCTCGACAGCCTGCAAATATCCTCAATGACCGATATTTTCGACttgcagaagaagaagaagattcCCGGTGAAATCACAGACGTACTTCTCAGGGTTCCGAAAGCCAACATCAGGTTTTTGAATGCTTCCACcatcgaccgcctcgacCCCGGCGGGGAGGAACAGGACCAGTATGATGTGACAGTATCAAAGTTGTCGCTGTGTCTTCGATCCACGGATGTCTGGGAAAATTCAGCGGAGCCGGTGAAGAGCAACAAACGAACATCGGTTCAACTGAAGCTCGACTCTGCCGAGGTCTCCGCGTCGGAACGGCTTTCGGGTGCCGAAGAAAACCAGGCGGCCTTCATGGCCCAAATTGAGAGCGTGATGCTTTCGCTGGGTTCGAAGGATGTCACTTATATTGACGCAGACATTGGCAGCATCAAGAGTAGTACCGCATCGGAAAAGATCGAGTACCTTGCATCGCTCATCCACAGGACCGGGGTTGTTGCTTCAGAACTGGGGGAGGTGCTGGGACAGACAATGTCCCGGCACGAGAATCGAGTCAGATATTTCGTCCACCGTCTCATGGCAGAGGGACATTCAGTCGGCGACCCTTCGTTCTTGACACGCCCGTCGGCAGTCTTGAGATCTGCCACTGAGCATCTGCGAACCTCTGACTCTTGGAAGATGACGGCAAGACTTCGCCAGATATGGACACACATGCCGGCAAACTTCAAGGACGACCTGCAACTCGATTGCTTTTCTGGATCGGTATCTCCGCCTTTCGATGCCTCGCAACGGGTTATCGAAGCTTTCCAACGATGGCGTAGCTGGGACTTATACGACGTGGCTGATTCGTCGCTGATCAAGAACGTATTCGGGACAGTGAAGGCCGACGGCAAATCTGAATCGCCTGACCTCCCGATCTTGGCGGCGCTCCGGCTGAAGGACGTGCAGCTACTCCTGGACCCGGGCCCCAAGGAGAACAGGATCGTATTTGCCGATTTGACGACACGactggagaagaagacagCGCCCCAGTCCAGTGCCACGGAGATGAGGCCGAAAAACACGACTGTCTTGAACATCTACTGCGGGGAGGCAGCTGTCATGCTCAACTGGGAGCTGTGCGAGCTTGCTGAAGACGTTCTCCGCCTCTACAACAAATCCAACCTAGCAACCAAACATCGCTCCGATCCTAAGGAGGACGCGTCAGTAAACAAACTGAAGTCCCAAGATACCATCCATGTTGTACTGGCGGTCGGACGAGGCTCAGTGGAGCTGGATACTGTCAACCTCAGCGCCACGTCACTGGGCCACAACATGAAGGCGTCTTGCTTGCTTGACGGCTATGAGAAAACTGGATCATCCATTAACTTCATTCTCAGCTGCGATGCCGTGACGTCGCGATTGCACCATCGATCCGAGCTATTGGGCATGTTCCAGCTCAGAGACCCGAGCGTCATTGTGTCTCATGAGCTTCTCGAGACAGAGACGACATCATGCCACACAATCAAGTCAACGGCCAGCAGTCGCACCTTGACTCTAGCTGTCAAGAAGGATCCCCTGTATTTGATTGAGGTTGCTGACTCTCTAGTCAAAGACGAATTGACGCAGATCCACAAGCTCCAGAGACAGCTCCCGGAATCGCCAGCACCCCCGCGTAGAAATAGCGTTAAGATTGCAGAACGTCTCTCGTCGTTCCGAGTTAACATCGCGATGTTTCTAGACGAGTACCGTATCAGCGTGCCGTTGCTGCAGTCTATGACTTATAATATCTCAGGTGTTGTGTCGCGAGCAGCAGTGGCCGCCAACTTTGGAAAGGAGCTCATTTTTGACTTTGATGTCAAGGAGAACTCCCACGAGATCCGGATGGATGTTAGAAACCAACCACGCAGCATATCGCTTCTTCGAATCCCGCCGACCAATGGTCGGATTGTCAGTCACATGGGGCCAGGGGAGCACTCTGTCTCGGTGTTCGGTTCGGTTGAGCTGATGCAGCTGGACGCCTCCGCCGTGTACAGTCTGTTGACAGCTTTGAACCGACCGCAAATATCAAGCGCCATCAGCGAGCTACAAGAAGGTACAAAAGCGATTCAGGGGCACATGAGTGACATTTTTGGCGACACAGCGTCCCTCAAAGAAACACCGCCGTCAGAGCCGGCGTCGAACCTGGTCTATACCGTTCACCTCACTCTGGCCGGCATCGAGGTCTTTGGAAATACGCCCCTCGTCTCGGAAAAGGATCCTACCGCGTGCCTGTCCTTCAAACTCGATAGAGTCCATCTGGAAGTTGCCAATCGCCGCGATGGCCAAGGTCCCATTTTGGCGCAGCCACAGTTGCATATCAACCTGCGCCAGATCCTGATTGATGTACAGAAGGGCAGGGATGGCACCATGCGATCGTGCGGCAGCCTTGCTCTGGGTGCTCTCATCTCGGCCAACACGCGATACACGGAAGACGGCAAAGAAGAGAGGTCGTTCAATTTCAGAAGTGACGGGCTGGAGATCAACCTGTCGCCAGAGACCGTTTCGACCGTGGTTGCCGCCTTGGGATACATGGGCGATAAGATCAAAGACCTCGACACGTCACGCGAGCTCGAGTATCTGCGTAAGATCCGGCAAACAAGGCCGCGAATCGCCATCAACGATCAGGAAGAAGCGGAGGAGCCCGACATCATTGATTCCTTTTTGTCTTCCATTGTCTACCGCTTCGAGGTGCGCGACACGCAAATTGCCTGGCTCGTCGGTGATCCCTCGGACGACTTGCTTCCATTGGCGGGCAGCAAAGAAGATCTCATCCTGTCGGTGCAGCTCGTCAGTTTCGGAACGCGCCAGACCAAGTCAGCCAGGCTCACAATCGAGAACTTCCAGCTTCAGATGGTCCCGCCTGGCCAGGACAAAAGCCTCAGGTCTCTTCATTCGGCGTTACTCCCCGAAGTCATCTTCAACATTGCCTATGTGTCCAATCCGCACACCCGCAGCCTTGCGTTCCAAGCAGTTGGCAAATCCCTGGATCTTCGCTTGACATCGGGCTTCATCATCCCCGCCGCGATCCTCAAAGACTCCATTAGCCTCTCAATACAGAACGTGCAGAGAGCCTCCCAGAACTGGAGCACGGGGATTGTGCCGGCCAAGATCGAAAAGGTGGACAAAATCGAAGAGCCCACTCCGCCACAAAGAAGCATACTTGGTACGAAGCGTCTGGAGTCTCTGTTGGTCGACGCAGACTTTTCGGGTGCCGTTGTGTATGTTTCGGGCAAAAAACAGCCAATAGATGGATTGCGCGGAAACCCCAGAATCGGTCGACCGTCTCTGGCAGGCAAGTACGGCCAGTTCAGCACGGATGACACCGGCAGCAGCACCGTTCTCCGATCACCAGGTTTGGCCTGGAAACTTGAGTACCGAGACAACGGGCACGAGGACCCTTCACTGTACGGCGAGATCAAGATTGATGCCTCGAGCAACGTCCTGTACCCATCCGTTGTGCCACTCATCATGGACATGACGACCAGCGTCAAGGAAGTAGTAGGCAAGGATAAAGATACGCCGGCTGCCGCGCAGATGCCTGCCGCcacgaagccgaagcctGGCAACGAGGATAACATCCTCACGGCCGATCCGAACGTAGTCATTGGACGTTTGAAGCTGAATCTGGGACTCCGAATCTGTCGCCAAGAGTTCTCGCTGAGTTGCCAGCCCATTGCACGTGTCGCGGCAACAACATGCTTCGATGACATTTACTTTACCGTAAACACTGTGCGTTCGCAAGAACAAGGCAATTTCTTCTCCATTTCCGGCGCCTTCTCCAAGCTGCAGGCATCAGTCCAGCACGTCTACTCTCGAGAGTCGACGGGTAGCttcgacgtcgactcgaTCGTGCTGTCTCTGATGAACAGCAAACACGTCAGCGGAACGAGCGGCGTATCTGCCATACTCAAGGTCAGCCCGATGACTGTTTCGATCAACGCCAAGCAACTCCAGGACTTCTTGCTATTCCGCGAAATTTGGTACCCCACCGAGCTGCGGAACACGTCGACAGCTCCAGTCGCCAAGATGAACACGGAGGCTTCACAGGGCCACTTGGTGCAGCGGTATCAACAGGTGGCTGCCACGGCAGCGTTCCCGTGGACGGCCACCATATCGATCACGTCTCTCGATGTCAGCGTTGACATGGGCCAGGCTATTGGCAAATCCGTCTTCGCCATCAAGGAGTTCTGGGTTTCGTCAAAGAAAACATCCGACTGGGAGCAGAACCTGTGCCTCGGATTCGAAAAGATCGGCATAGACTGCACGGGCAGACTAAGCGGATTCATCGCTCTCCAGAAGTTCCAGCTGCGAACATCGATTCAGTGGCCGGAGCGAGAGGCGGCGCTCAACGAGACGCCCCTCATCCAGGCGTCTGTCGGGTTCAGCCAGTTTCGGGTGAAGGCAGCATTCGACTACCAGGCCTTCCTCGTTGCCGACATAACATCTCTCGAACTCCTCATGTACAACGTTCGTCGCAGCCTCGAGGGCACGGGAGACCGGCTCGTTGCCATCTTTGACGGAGACGCGGTGCAAGTCTTTGGCACCACAACGTCGGCAGCACAGGGTGTCGCGTTGTACCAAGCATTCCAGAAGCTCATACAGGAGAGGCGGGCCAACTTTGAAATGTCTCTGCAGGAGATTGAGAAGTTTATGAGGAGACGATCATACCAAAACACCGTCGCGTCTCCCCATCTCACAAGCGCGCCCAAGTTCCGGGAGGAAGACACGCTATCCAAGTCTCCAATCTCGCTGGATACGGATGTTGTGGTGACGCTCAAGGCGTTGAATTTGGGCGTATTCCCAAGCACCTTTTCCGACCACCAGGTGTTCAAGATGGAGGCGTTGGGCGCGGAGGCACGATTCGCAGCCAGCATCGAGCAGCGGCGCGTCCACAGCATACTGGCACTCACACTCGGCCAATTGAGGATCGGTCTCGCGGGGGTCAGGAACATTGAAGCGCCCAAAACGCTCAGCGAGATATCGGTCGAGGATGTCGTTCAGAGGGCCACGGGGTCGCGCGGCGGAACGATCCTCAAAGTACCAAAAGTGGGAGCGGTGATGCAGACATGGCAGACGCCCAATCGCAACCGGATCGACTACATCTTCAAGAGCGCGTTCGAGGGCAAGGTCGAGGTGGGATGGAACTACTCGCGCATCAGCTACATCCGCGGCATGTGGGCCAACCACTCCAAGTCGCTGGAGCAGACCTGGGGCAAAGAGCTCCCGCTCACAGCCATCAAGGTGACGGGGGTGCCAGACACGGAAGAGCAACAGGGTGGCGGGTCATCGCAGCAGAAGATCACGGCCGAAGTCACGGTGCCGCAGTCCAAGTACGACTACGTCGCGCTGGAACCGCCCATCATCGAAACGCCACAATTGAGAGACATGGGCGAGGCCACGCCACCGCTGGAATGGATCGGGCTTCACAGGGACCGGCTGCCCAATCTGACGCACCAAATTGTCATTGTTGCTCTGCTAGAgctggccggcgaggtgGAGGACGCTTATTCCAAGATATTGGGATCGTGA